The following are encoded in a window of Microbacterium sp. LWO13-1.2 genomic DNA:
- a CDS encoding acylneuraminate cytidylyltransferase, with protein MIRVAAIIPARGGSKQVPRKNLSRVGGIPLIVRAVRAAAAAEGVDIVVVTTDDDEIAAVSAAAGAHVVRRPPELAGDTASSESAVLHALDELEREGIPVDIVVFVQATSPFIPSEGIDEAIDQVRSGSYDSVFSAHETYGFLWARGEDGTAVAINHDAAHRPRRQDREPHYLETGAFYAFGTEGFRRAGYRFFGRLGIVEVPEWTAVEIDDAQHLAVASAVAGLVIETEAIDVRAVVTDFDGVHTDDTALIDSDGREFVRVSREDGMGVSLLRRAGIPMLILSTETNPVVRARADKLRVPVLHGIDDKQAALADWAAENGIALSDIAYLGNDVNDLAAMRSVGWPVAVANAHPLVRSEARVVLSAAGGQGAVRELIERVLQVDRPR; from the coding sequence ATGATCCGAGTGGCAGCGATCATTCCCGCACGAGGCGGATCCAAGCAGGTCCCGCGGAAGAACCTCAGCAGGGTCGGCGGCATTCCGCTGATCGTGCGCGCCGTGCGTGCTGCTGCCGCTGCCGAGGGGGTGGACATCGTCGTCGTCACCACCGACGACGATGAGATCGCCGCGGTGAGCGCTGCCGCCGGTGCGCACGTCGTCCGGCGCCCGCCCGAGCTCGCCGGAGATACGGCGTCGTCGGAGAGCGCAGTGCTGCATGCCCTCGACGAGCTGGAGCGCGAGGGGATACCGGTCGACATCGTCGTGTTCGTGCAGGCCACCTCGCCGTTCATCCCGAGCGAGGGGATCGACGAGGCCATCGATCAGGTGCGCTCCGGAAGCTACGACAGCGTCTTCTCGGCGCATGAGACCTACGGGTTCCTGTGGGCGCGCGGCGAGGACGGCACCGCTGTCGCCATCAACCACGACGCCGCGCACCGCCCGCGGCGCCAGGACCGCGAACCGCACTACCTCGAGACCGGAGCCTTCTACGCCTTCGGCACCGAGGGGTTCCGGCGGGCCGGGTACCGCTTCTTCGGCAGGCTCGGGATCGTCGAAGTGCCGGAGTGGACGGCGGTCGAGATCGACGATGCTCAGCACCTCGCCGTGGCGTCGGCCGTGGCCGGTCTCGTGATCGAAACCGAGGCGATCGACGTGCGGGCAGTCGTGACCGACTTCGACGGCGTGCACACCGACGACACCGCCCTCATCGACAGCGACGGCCGCGAGTTCGTGCGCGTGAGTCGGGAGGACGGCATGGGGGTGTCGCTGCTGCGGCGTGCCGGCATCCCGATGCTCATCCTCTCCACCGAGACGAACCCCGTCGTCCGCGCCCGCGCCGACAAGCTGCGCGTGCCGGTGCTGCACGGCATCGATGACAAGCAGGCGGCGCTGGCCGACTGGGCCGCCGAGAACGGCATCGCGCTCTCGGACATCGCCTACCTCGGCAACGACGTCAACGACCTCGCTGCGATGCGATCGGTGGGCTGGCCGGTGGCCGTTGCGAACGCGCATCCGCTGGTGCGATCCGAAGCGCGCGTGGTGCTCAGCGCCGCCGGCGGACAGGGTGCCGTCCGCGAGCTGATCGAGCGCGTTCTGCAGGTCGACCGACCCCGGTAA